The nucleotide window GTTGACGATCCCCTCCTGGTAAATAAATTCGATATTCTCAAAACTGTTGAGTTCCGACCCACGTACGATACTCTCGTTCTTGGCAATAATGGTGATCTTTTTCTCTTTATGGGCTTCGAGAAATTTGTTGGGGTCGACCGCTTCAAGGTCACGGTATCTGGTTCCTTCCGGTATGGTAGGCAGCAGGAAATCCTTCCTTGGGATCAGCGGGTCGCCCAGTTCATAGACCTCTTTGAGATCCTCATCCAGATCGCTTGCCCAGACGCCGGAAAACGCTTCCAGAGCACTCTGTGCCAGTTCTTCCAGATGCCAGAGCCCCAGAGAATCGATATCTTTGACAAATGTATCGTACCTGCTTCGCTCCACTCTGCTTTTAAGGGCTTCATACTGTTCCTTGTCAAGCGCGAGGAATGCCGGTGTGAATGTCAGGCTCTCCAGCTCCTCCTCAAAACGTTTCTGTGTCGCTTCGTCATACTGCTGTATCGACTCTATCTCATCATCGAAGAGAGATATCCTGTAGGGTTTCTCCGCATCGATGGGGAAAATATCGATAATATCTCCGCGGAAAGAGACCTCTCCCCTGCCGGCAGCAATATCTGTAAAGTGATACCCCCAGTGATACAGGGTATCTTTGAGTTCATTCAGGTCGACCGTATCGCCGAATTCCAAGGACTTTTGTGCAAAATATTCCGGCTTGGGAAAAGGCAGCAGTACGGTTCGTACCGGTGAGACGAGCAGTTTTTTCTGTTCAGCGCGATAATATCCGAATAGCTGTGCAAAGAGTTCCTGAAGATCTTCGGCATAGGCACGCAGGTCCTCACCTACATTCACACGCAGGTCAGGCAGGACATAGGTATCGAAACCCAGCAAGACGGAAACGTCACGTATCTGTATAGCTTCTTTGTCATCTTTGCAGATGAGCAGTTTCTCGTCTGATAGTGTTTCCAGATATTCGTAGATATTGCTTTGGTACATACTTTCTCTTTTTTTCATTTGTTATCTTGGTCGGTAAACCGACCCTACAGATTTTGATTTGTATTCATTCGCTGTTTTAACATTCTACCTACGTAGGGTCGGTTCACCGACCTTACCTCATACACTTTAAAAATGCTTCAATTACATAAAACGATCCAAACACAAGATATGTTTCATCCGCTTCTGTTTTTTCAAAATAACTAAACGGAATATCCACTTGCATTAAGGCTTTCTCTATATCTTCAAGTATCGTCGCACGCTGAGAATCGATCTTGATGATCTCCACACGCTTGAGCTTCGGTTTCAGAATACGCAGTACCTCTTCATACGCCTTGTCATCCAAAGAGTTATAAATGAGTACTGTACCTGCATCCATAGCTTCCACTATCGCTTTTGCCGCCAAAGGATTATGCCCTACATCGATGCGGATATTTTCCGTCAATGGATAAAAACGTCCGAAAAGTTCCAGCTCTTTCAGGTCATTCATATCGTAGGGGATATGCAGTATTTCAAGCGCCTGCATCGCTACACCTGCATTCTCAGTCAGAAAATGGGGCCAGCCTTTGGCGTTGGCTATCGCTTTCAATTCGTAGGGGTGCCCCTTGTGGGTACCCTCCTGCCTTCGATCTTTTTCTCTCTGGGCAACCACAAGGGTTGCCCCTACATCTTCTGCAATCTTTTCCGCTACTTCAACCACTTCAGGATACGTCTGCGGAGCAAGCAACGCTTTTTTCTGAATACTGCGTATCTTCGTAGCGGCGATCTCTTCTATGGATTCCCCCAAAAAAGCCTGATGGTCTATTCCGATAGGTGTAATGACCGACAACTCCTTGTCACACACATTGGTCGCATCGAACTCACCACCAAGCCCTGCTTCAAGTACCATCAGATCACAGTTTTCAAAGACTACAAATGCCAACAGTGTCGTATACTCGAAATAGGAGAGTGCATCACTCAACTCTTTTCCCAAAATACCGAACAGCTTTTGGTGTGCTGCCTCCAATACCTCATCGGACACATCCTCTCCGTTCAGCCAAATACGTTCATTGAATTTCAGAATATGCGGAGAAGTGTAATGTCCTACGGACAAGCGGGTAGCGGGTAGCGGGTAGCGGGTAGATTTTTTGTATGCCAAATAGGCCAATATTCTGCCGGTAGAACCTTTGCCATTTGTCCCGATGATATGAATGGTTGTGGGTCGTTTGATATGAGATTTGAGTATATCGTATGCAATATGTACTCTCTTATGATCGATCTCTTTATAATAAAGCGGCTTTTCATTGAGAAAATCGATAAAATTTTGCATATTCATTCACTTATGCATGAGATACAAGCAATGATGATCACTGTTCACTGTTCGCTGTACTCTGTTCACTGATCAGCATTCCCTTTGCGCTGGCATAGGCAAGGAATTCATCAAGCGCTTTTTCCAATCCTGCACGTATCGCTTCAGTCCTCAGTGCCGAAGAAGCAAGAGAACTTGGTTCAATATCGGCTTCAACAACAGATACAATGGTCTTGGAGAGCTTTCCCTGTTTGGTCACCATATCGAATTTTGCTCTGATATTGGCACGGTAACGGACAACATATCCGTTCTCATAGGTCAGCGGTGTAAAGGTACTGCCTTTATAACTGATACGTATCTGACTCTCTGCCTGGTCTTTGGGAACGAGATGCCCTTTGAAACGTGTATAGACCAGACGGTTCATCTCGTCTTTGACATAAGGTGCATTCTCCGGTTCTACCCGGTCAACGACCACTTCGACATAGATATTGTCAGCAAAAATATTGCTCACCATGTGGGAAGAGGGCTTATAACCGCAAGCGGTTATAAATAGCAAAGCTATTAAAGTGAATAGTTTTTTTCTCATCTTTTCTCCGTAGGGTCGGTTTACCGACCATTTATAGATCATTATGGTCGGTAAACCGACCCTACAAAACTTAAGTCGGCTTGACCGCCAGGTTAACCAATTTCCCGGGTACCACGATCTCTTTGACGATACTCATACCTTCCAGCCACTTGGCACCGGCCTCTTTGGCTGCGGCAAGGATCTCTTCGTTACTTGCGGACGGTGATACTTCTACTTCCGTACGTTTTTTGCCGCCTATCATGACCATATAGAGGATGCTGTCCTGAACAAACACTTCTTCTTTGACCTCCAATACTGCCTTGAAGTTCTCTCTTTCAAAAAGCACTTCACTCAGCTCTGTAGCTGCATGGGGGATGATCGGCTCAAGCAGGTTGAGCATAATGTACATCCCCTCTGTCCAGACCTCACCGTTGTCCTGTTTGTCCAGGGCATTCAGCGCTTCCATACAGGCAGCGATAAGCGTATTGAACGCAAAGGTCTTCTCATAAACATCTGTGGATTTCTGCAGTGCTTCGTAGACTTTGACACGTGCCAGTTTGGCTTCTTTGCTCAAAGAGGCGTGGTCGATCTTCGGCAGTGTCGTAGCAGTGACCTTCGATCTTCTGTCATAGAGCTTTTTAATGAATCTGAAAGCACCCTCGACCGCCGAATCGTTCCACTCCAGCTCTTTTTGCGGCGGTGCAGCAAAGAGAATGAAAAGTCTTGCCGTATCTGCCCCATACTTTTCTATGAGTGCATCCGGGTCGACCGTATTGCCCTTGGACTTGCTCATCTTGGCACCGTCCATCAGTACCATTCCCTGCGTCAACAGTCTTGTGAAAGGTTCATCGATATCATGGTGACCGAGATCTCTCAGTACTTTGGTAAAGAAGCGTGCATAGAGCAAATGCAGAATTGCATGTTCGATACCGCCAATGTACTGGTCCACACCCAGCCAGTAGTTCGCATCCGCTTTGTCAATGCCTACCGCTTCCCATTTTTTCGGATTGGTTGCATAACGGAACTGGTACCAGCTTGACTGCACGAAAGTATCGAGTGTATCGGTCTCACGAATGGCATCGGCACCGCATTTGGGGCAGGAACAGTGTTTCCATGTCGGATGGTTCTCCAGCGGGTTCCCCTCACCGGTGATCTCCACATCTTCAGGCAGGGCTACAGGTAAGTTCTCCACTTTTTCAGGTACCAACCCGCAGGAGGGACAATGCACGAAGGGAATAGGGGCTCCCCAGTAACGCTGACGGCTGACACCCCAGTTCCTGAGTTTGTAGTTGGTCGTACCTTTACCCTTACCCTCTTCTTCCATGATGTTGATGATCGCTATTTTTGCTTCTTCACTGTCCACACAGGAGAAACGACCACTTTCCATCAGGTCACCAGTACCGGTATAAGGCAACTCTTCTCCGCCCTGAATGACACGTTTGATCGGCAGACCATACTTGGTAGCGAACTCGAAATCACGTTCATCATGTGCCGGCACTGCCATGACCGCACCACCTCCGTAAGAAGCCAGTACGAAATTCGCAGTCCATACAGGGATCTCTTCTCCCGTCAGCGGATGGATTACCGAAATACCGAGCGGATAGCCCTCTTTCCCCTGCTGTGCACGTTCCACTTCGGTCATATTGCTGATCTCGGTGATCTTTTCTACAACTTCATCACTCAACAGATCATGTTCGACCAGGTATTTGGTAATGGGATGCTCTGCAGCCAGTGCCGAATAGGTCACTCCGTAGATCGTATCGGGACGGGTCGTGAAAACAGTATATCCGTCAAACTTGCCACCCAGTTTCTCCTGACTCTCTTTGCTCAGTTCAAACCTGAACTCCAGTCCCTGCGATTTTCCTATCCAGTTGCGCTGCATCGCAATGACCTGAGAAGGCCATTTTCCTTCAAGCTGCTCCAGGTCATCTAACAGTTCATCGGCATAGTTGATAATGTCAAGATAGTACCCCGGCATCTCTTTGAGCTGTACCTCGTTGTCACAACGCCAGCAGCACCCCTCTTCGACCTGCTCGTTCGCCAGGACCGTATGGCATGACTCACACCAGTTGACCGTGGTCGATTCACGATAGAGCAGCCCTTTTTCATACATCTCGATAATGAATTTCTGCTCATGTTTGGTATAGAGCTCGTCACAGGTAGCGAATTCGCGTGTTTTCGAGAATGAAAGTCCCAAAGCATTCAACTCTTTGCGCATATAGTCGATATTGCTGTAGGTCCACTCTTTGGGGTGTCTGCCATGCTTGATCGCGGCATTTTCCGCAGGCATACCGAAAGCATCCCAGCCTATGGGGTGCAGGACATTGAAATTCTGTTTTCTGTAGTATCTGGCAAAGGCATCACCAATGGCATAGTTACGCACATGCCCCATATGCAGTCGTCCGCTGGGGAAAGGGAACATACTTAAGATATATTTTTTCTTCTGCTCATGGGAATCGGACGGCTCAAATGCCTCCTCTTCTTCCCATTTCTTCTGCCATTTGGCTTCGATCTCACTTGGGGTATAACTCATTGTTTCTCGCTTATTTCAAAGGATTTAAAATTGAAAGGATTATATCGAATTTTTCCGTAGGGTCGGTTTACCGACCTTTTGATTGGCTATAGAATTTCTGCAGGGTTGGCGGTACCAACCCCACGGACAAAATACTACCTAAATGTATCGCACTGGCGAAGATCGCCCGAAACGAACCCTCTTTTGAACCACTCTACACGCTGTTTGGAAGAACCGTGTGTAAAGGCATCCGGACGGACACGCCCTGTTGCTTCCCGCTGCAAAGTGTCATCCCCGATGGCAGAAGCGGCACGCAGCGCCTCGTCAATATCACCGGGTTCAAGCATATGAAACTTCTTTTGTGCATAGTGTCCCCAGATACCGGCATAGCAGTCTGCCTGCAGCTCCACCCTTACCTGAAGCGCATTGGCTTTCTTGCTGTTGCCGCCCCAGCTCTGTTTGGCACGCTGCACTTTGTCCAGTATACCCTGAAGATCCTGTACATGATGGCCGATCTCATGTGCCAGTACATAAGCCTGTGCGAAATCGCCCGGAGCGTTGTGACGTTTTGCCAACTCATCGAAGAAACCCAGATCCAGATAGACTTTCTTGTCTCTTGGGCAGTAGAACGGACCCATCTGGGACTGTGCACCGCCACAGCCGCTCTGGGTATAGCCACGATAGAGTACCATCACCGGTTCTTTGTAACGCAGTCCATATCTGGGTAGGAGCTGACTCCAGACATCTTCCGTACTTTTAAGCACTTTTTTGATGAAGACCGCACGTTTTTCATCTTCGGCTTTATTGACAGGCTGAGCAGAGGGGCCGTCGATACCAACGAGCGCCAGAGGATTGTAGCCCATCATATAGGCAGCAACCCCTGCACCGATGATGAGCAGTCCGAGTTTTGAGCGAAACAGCGGCCTGATGAGCGGCCAAAGCATCATCATCGTCCGCATATCGAGTCTGCCGCCTTTTCCGGTCGTTGCACGCCTGTCGTCTACATTCCTGCTTTCCTGTTCATCATCCATGCGCATAGTGAAACCTTTATTTATAACTTATATTTATTCGATTATACCAATCAAAAGTAAAATTTAACTACAATAATAGCACTAACTTTGAGGAGAAATATGTGTCCTTGGCTCTAGCAAGAAAATACCGTCCTGCCACTTTTGACGACCTCATCGGTCAGGATTCCGTCTCACAGACCCTCTCTCTTGCACTTGACGGCAACAGACTCTCCCATGCCTATCTGTTCTCCGGTCTCAGAGGAAGCGGAAAGACCTCTACCGCCCGTATCTTCGCCAAAGCACTGCTTTGTGAAGAGGGAACGACCTCCCACCCCTGCGGCAGCTGTACCCACTGTGTCATGGCGGCGGAGAACCGTCATATGGACATCATAGAGATGGATGCCGCTTCCAACAGAGGTATCGACGATATCAAAGACCTCATCGAACATACCAAGTACAAACCAAGCTCTGCACGCTACAAGATCTTCATCATCGATGAAGTCCATATGCTGACAACCCAGGCCTTCAATGCGCTGCTCAAAACACTCGAAGAGCCGCCTGATTTCGTCAAATTCATTCTGGCCACGACCGACCCGCTGAAACTGCCTGCCACCATCCTTTCGCGTACACAGCATTTCAGATTCAAGAAGATCCCACAGAACCTTGTACTGAGCCATCTGGAACATATCATGAATCTTGAAAAGGTAGAGTATGAGAAAGAGGCGCTTGACATTATCGCGCGTTCGGGAGCCGGAAGTCTGAGAGACTCCCTCACCCTGCTCGATCAGGCCATTGTCTACTCCAAGAATTTCGTGGATCTCGGGACGGTCACAGGTATGCTGGGGATCATCGAGCCCAGTCTGCTTGAAGCACTGCTTGGTGATATCGTCCAGAAGGACACCACAAAGATCCTTGAGTTCATCAAACTGGCATCCGACTATGAAGCGGAGATGATCCTCGATGAACTGACCCTCTATCTCAAAGAGCTCCTGCTTACAGGCAGCGGCAAACTCAATCCGATGATCATCGAACGTTTTTTCCGTGTCATTGCAGAGTCAAAAAGCCTGCTGGCACTGGGAAGCGATGGAGAATTCGTACTCTCACTCGCACTCTTTAAAATGATGGAAGCCCTGGAAATCAAAGATATCGATACGATGATCAGGGGCCTTGAAAAAGAGCTCAAAGGTGTTGAAGTAAGCGAGATCATGGTCTCCACACCTGTCCCGGACCTCTCCACTCCTGCAGAGGTCATCACCATTACAGAAGAGGATATCCTACCTCCCAAAGAGACAGAAAGTATTCAGCATTCAGCGTTCAGCGTTCAGAAGGAAGAGGAAGTACCTGAAACAACTGCACCTTCGACAGAGAGTATTCAGGAAGAAGCGAAGGAAAATAGTTCTTCTGCCAAAGACCATAGTGAAGATTCCACACGTAGGGTCGTTTCACCGACCAAGGAAGAGACAGTACAAAATGAGACTCAAAGAATCATTGAAAATACAGTAGCACAATCCACGCAACAACCGACACAAGAAGCAGTATCTTCATCAACTCGGGAATCAGTTGCCTCCTCTCCTCTCAACGCTGACAAGTTCAGAGAACTTGTCAAGAAGGTCTATGACCGCGATTATGACCTGGGAAGCTGTTTCGAACGCAATATCGAGTTCGAAAGCTTTACAGACAACAAACTGACATGGCACTCTACCGCTGAGGAAGAGGACAAAAAGATGCTCATTCAGAATTGGGGTCTCATCAATATGTTCGTCAAAGACCTTTTCGGATATGAGACGAAAATAGTCAACATTGCCAAAAAAAAAACTGATGCTCCAATACCTTCGACAGGCTCAGCAACCGTAGATCCCGCATCTTCTGCCCCTCGCTCTTCGGTCCCTGAGCCTGCCGAAGGGGTCGAAGGGAGAGAAAGGGTAGAAGAGATAAAAGCCGTCCACAATGACACCGACTCAGGCTCCATGATAGAAGATATCGAAATGAAAAGTTCCTGTATCGCTCCCGAAGCAGGGGAAACCGAAGCTGCCAAAGAGAAAGACCCTTCAACCCTTCTGGAAGAACCTATGGTCAAAGCGGCGATGGAATTGCTGAACCCAAAAAAAGTGCGTATTAAACGAAATACCTGACTACATTTCTATCCATGCGGAAGTAACGATCTTCGGTTTATCATCATGGATCTTGATTTTCTCTGCAGTCATGCACCTGCCATTCTCATCGAGTTCAAATACCACCATCTGAAAGATCGCCTTACAGCTGTCAGGCACATCGAAATGTCCGCCAAGTCCTGTTAAGAAACGTTTGATGGGTACTTCCGGATCCATACCTATCACACCGTCCCTGCAGCCGGTCAGGCCGACATCTGTCACATAACAGCACCCTTCCGTCACCTGTAGATCATCCGTTGCCACATGGGTATGTGTCCCCAATATGGCAGAAACTTTCTCTTTGAGCATATGCAGCAGGGCATGTTTTTCACTCGTTGCTTCCGCATGCATATCGATAACAATATGTTTGACACCCTCTTCTCTGAGTCCGTCAACAATACCCTCTATCATCGTAAAAGGATTGTCTACCATCGGCATGGTGTAGTGGCCCATGAGATTGATAACAGCAAGTTCCTCTCCAAGAAGTATTGTTCGAAACAACCCTTCACCGGGTGTCTCTTTGGGGTAATTCACAGGACGGATAAGCGGATAGCTCTCAAAAAGTGTCAGGATCTCTTTCTTATCGAAACTGTGGTTCCCGCCGGACATCATGTCAATACCATAACCAAGAAGCTCGTCACAGTTCTTCTGCGTCAGCCCAAACCCATGCGATGCATTCTCATAATTGGCAATGGTAAAGTCGATGAAATGTTCCTGCTGCAGGCGCTTCAAATGACGCTTGATCATCAAACGCCCCGGCTTACCGACCACATCCCCAATGAATCCTATTTTCAAAATTATCCTTCCACTTCATAATACATTTTTGTGTTCTTTAAATCACACGAAGTGTGCCTGTCTCTGTGAACGACCTTGAAAGCGAAGCGATTCGAGAACAGAGACGATTTTTTGCTTCGTTTTTTCTAAAAAAATGAAGAGAGTAATAATGCCTCACTAGCAATTTCAAGGCAATTGGATAAAGAAATTAATCAGCACTCTTCCCTGCAAACGGAAGCAAGGCACTTGCCCAGGTCAAGCCACCGCCAAAGGTATCAAGCAACATCAGCTCCCCCTGCTTCAGTCTTCCCGACTCCCAGATATCATTGATCGCCATCGGAATGGACGCTGCTGACGTATTCCCGTACTTGTGTACGGTCAGGACCACCTGCTCTTCACGCATTTTCAAGGCATCGCCTACCGCTTTGATGATACGGTAGTTCGCCTGATGGGGGATAAAGTGGGGAATATCTTCAGAATTGATCTCATTTTTGGCAAGGATCTCTTTGACATCTTTGGTCAGGGTCTTCACTGCCAGTTTGAAGGTTTCATTCCCTTTCATCTGTACAAAGTTGAGCCCCTCTTCGATCACCTTTTCACTGACAGGATGAATGGCACCCGGTGCCGGCGTGACAAGGAAGTCTGCATACGATCCATCCGCACTGGCATGTACATCGATGAATCCCTCCTCTTTATTGTCCGTTGCCGAGATCACGGCAGAACCCGCACCGTCACCGAACAGAATACAGGTACTTCTGTCCGTATAATCCACAATCGAAGAGAACTTTTCAGCACCAATGACCAGTACATTCTTTTTCATACCCGATTCAATAAAGGCTTTTGCCAGAGAGAGCAGATAGACGAACCCGCTGCATGCCGCAGAGATGTCGAACGCCTGTACATTCCTGATACCCAGTTTGTCGGAGATGATACAGGCGGTCGAAGGCATATTGAAGTAGTCCGGGGTCACGGTCGCACAAAGGACAAGATCGATATCTTCTTTTGCTATACCTGCACGCTCGATAGCAAGTTCCGCCGCTTTGGCACCCATGTCACTGGTATACTCATCCTCCGCTGCAATATGGCGTTCTTTGATACCCGTACGTTTAACGATCCACTCATCGGTAGTGTCCACCATTTTTTCAAGATCTTCATTGCTTAAAATTCTTGAGGGGACATAGGCACCGATAGAGCGGAAGGATGCGTAGACTGGTTTTGTTTGTGACATGGTTATCCTTAACGAAATAGTACCCATATTTTACCATAATAATCTAAGGAGCATTCTATAAAAAGAGAGGAAGAAAGAGAAAAGAGCTGCTCAGGAAGCAAGCAACTCCAAAAAGTTATTTTTGACCGCCAAGCAGTTCTTCGATCTGCGAGTTCACATCCGATTGTGTATAAAGGATCGCCTGGAAGACCGCATTTTTGATCGCTTTGGCGTTGGAGGCACCATGAGAGACGATGGCACATCCGTTCACACCGAGCAGCGGTGCGCCGCCATACTCATCTTTGTCCACCTGGCGTTTCATATTGGCAAAGACTTTTTTACGCATCATCAACGCCCCGATCTTGGCAGGAAGGGACTTGCGGATATACTGTTTCATCAAGGCAAATACGGTCGTGACGACCCCTTCACTTGTCTTCAGGAGAATATTTCCTGTAAAACCGTCACAGACAACGACATCCACATTTCCGTTGAAGATATCTTTTCCTTCAACGTTCCCTACGAACCCTTTAAGGTCCTTGAGAAGCTTGAATGCCTCTTTGGTCAATGCATTCCCCTTGCTCTCTTCCGAACCGTTGGAGAGAAGCCCCACACGGGGGTTTTTCACATTGAGAATCTTCTCGACATACGCTTCACCCATAGCACCGAACTCATAGAGGTTCTGCGGTGTACAGTCTGTCACTGCACCCACGTCCAGCACAAGTGTCTTGTTGTTTCCCAGACTCGGCATCAGGGTCGCCAATGCAGGTTTGGAGATATGCGGAAGACGTCCTATACGAAGTGTGGCAAGCGTCATTGTCGCACCGCTGTGTCCGGCAGAGAGTACAGCATCTGCCTCTTTGTTACGCACCAGTTCGACTGCTTTGTAAATGGAGGAGTCTTTGCGTTTCAGGGCATTGGTTGCCTGATCGCTCATCTCTATCACATCTGAAGACTCTACGATCTCCACTTTGTCGATATAGTATTGGGGAAGTAGTGAGAGGATCTCTTCTTTGTCGCCTACGAGTATAGGGAGGAATGTTTTCTCTTCCAGTGCCTGAACAACACCTTCGATAATAGGTTCGGGACCGTAGTCCCCACCCATTGCATCAATTGCAATTTTGATCATTGAGATTATGCTTTGGTTGTTTTGTACTCACCGGTAGTCATGTTCATGTGGTGAGGCATTCTCCATGTTCCGTCTGCATCTTTAACCGGCATTGGAAGTGTCAACTTGTAGTGTGTTCTTCTTTTTGCTGCTCTTGTATGACTCACGCGTCTCTTAGGTACTGCCATGGTATATCCTTTGTGTAAATTTTATTTAATATTCTCTCTCAAAGTCCGCATCACTGTCATCACATTCGCTGCAGTAATGGTAGGTACCCTGGAGAGCATTGATTTCGCTTTCGAGGATGTACGTAAGGTCTATTACGCCATCTAAAAACTCAATTATATCCAAATCATCTTTATCTTCTGAGACCATATCGCTCAGTGTAAGCTTGAGTGCGTACTCGGACGGGGCAGTGTATGTCACACCGCATCTGTCGCAGTCAAGTTCCATCTCACCGGACACTTTTGCATCCAGACGTACACGATGATAACCGCTTTTCTGTAAAGTTCCCGCCATTTTCATCCCCTGAACCTCAAGTTCAAAGGGCTTGGCTGTAGAACCGACCTTGTCAAAAACTATTTTCAAGTTTTTTCTTAGTGGATTTCTCTTTGTGCAAAGAAGAAGTTGATCTCGATTTTTGCATTTTCCACAGAATCACTTCCGTGGACCGCATTGGCATCGATGCTGTCTGCAAAATCAGCTCTGATCGTTCCCGGCTCAGCTTCGGCAGGGTTCGTTGCACCCATAAGCTCTCTGTTCTTTGCCATTGCATCTTCACCT belongs to Sulfurovum riftiae and includes:
- the plsX gene encoding phosphate acyltransferase PlsX — translated: MIKIAIDAMGGDYGPEPIIEGVVQALEEKTFLPILVGDKEEILSLLPQYYIDKVEIVESSDVIEMSDQATNALKRKDSSIYKAVELVRNKEADAVLSAGHSGATMTLATLRIGRLPHISKPALATLMPSLGNNKTLVLDVGAVTDCTPQNLYEFGAMGEAYVEKILNVKNPRVGLLSNGSEESKGNALTKEAFKLLKDLKGFVGNVEGKDIFNGNVDVVVCDGFTGNILLKTSEGVVTTVFALMKQYIRKSLPAKIGALMMRKKVFANMKRQVDKDEYGGAPLLGVNGCAIVSHGASNAKAIKNAVFQAILYTQSDVNSQIEELLGGQK
- the rpmF gene encoding 50S ribosomal protein L32 translates to MAVPKRRVSHTRAAKRRTHYKLTLPMPVKDADGTWRMPHHMNMTTGEYKTTKA
- a CDS encoding YceD family protein, with the protein product MKIVFDKVGSTAKPFELEVQGMKMAGTLQKSGYHRVRLDAKVSGEMELDCDRCGVTYTAPSEYALKLTLSDMVSEDKDDLDIIEFLDGVIDLTYILESEINALQGTYHYCSECDDSDADFEREY